The Candidatus Bathyarchaeia archaeon DNA segment GATATAGGCAGAGTCCCAGTTGTAGATGAAGAGGGCAAGTTGATTGGGATAGTTGACCGAGAAGATGTTGCCAGATTAATTGTGAAATGAGAGGAAAATCAATTGAGTAGAGAAAGTTTCAGGCGAACGTTAAGGGGTAAAGGCCCTGTTTCATTAAAAACTCATCCTTCCAAAAAACGTGAAGGCGAAATACTGCATATTGCAAAAAGCCCTGTTGTGACAATGGCTCCGACGACTCCAATTTATGATGCAGTGCGAATGATGGCTAAAGAAGGATTCCGTCGAATACCAATCGCTAATCCAGGAACAAAAACGCTTGAAGGAATAGCAACAGCCACAGATATAATAGATTACTTGGGTGGAGGAAAAAAATTTGAGATAATCCAGCAAAAATATGGCGGGAACATTTTCAAAGCTATAAACGAGCCAATAAGACTTATTATGACAAAAAATGTTGTTTCAATCAAAACTTCTGCAAAAATAAGTGAAGCTATAGCGCTAATGACGGAGAAAAATCTTGGTGGTTTACCAGTTGTTGACGAAGAAAATCATGTTAGAGCAATAATTACGGAGCGGGACATTGCCAACATGTTCGCCGACAGAATAAGCGACGTAAAAGTTTCTGAGTTGATGTCAGAAAAAGTGGTGACGGCATTACCAACAACGACAATCTTTGAGGTGGAAAAAACCGTGACGGCGCAAGGTTTCAGAAGACTGCCCATAATTTCCGACGGCAAAGTAGTAGGTATTATAACAACCATGGATATTATACGATTTTTCGGTTCCGGCGAAGTA contains these protein-coding regions:
- a CDS encoding CBS domain-containing protein — translated: MSRESFRRTLRGKGPVSLKTHPSKKREGEILHIAKSPVVTMAPTTPIYDAVRMMAKEGFRRIPIANPGTKTLEGIATATDIIDYLGGGKKFEIIQQKYGGNIFKAINEPIRLIMTKNVVSIKTSAKISEAIALMTEKNLGGLPVVDEENHVRAIITERDIANMFADRISDVKVSELMSEKVVTALPTTTIFEVEKTVTAQGFRRLPIISDGKVVGIITTMDIIRFFGSGEVFAYLRSGTIVQVLSTPALKIATKNVATISPNADVGQAAKIMKDKDIGAVPVVVNDKIVGIITERDFFKIIE